TTCATTACCTGTGGCTTCCAGCATCTTTCCAACAATCACCAATGCTGTAAGCACACTTCTCATCAAATGTATGAGGTTCATTATAAATCTTCTCAGGCTATTTCAATTGTTAAAAATTCTTTTGGTGAAACAGCCAGGAGCTTCTAATTCATTCATGAGAATGCTGATACAGAGAACTGCTGGGAGTCACTGGTGAGTAAATCCCATCACAGGGAGATTTGCTAAATAACAGCACTGGAAGATACAAAAAACTCACTCCAGAACATTCAAGCTCTGGGAATATGACAATCTATGAGTAGTTTCACATAAAACTACTGCTGTGATTAATACACCTCCTTATAAAGTTGCTAGGATATAGCGGTATCTAAAACCATATGCTTTACCAGTGaatgtgttttccttttgttgcCATTGCTTATTCAAGATGTAAAATCACCAAAgcaagagaggggaaagaggggTAAAGAATCTTTTTGTAAGTAGGCCTTGTCCGTCTTGTTTTCCCCGGGAAGTACCGTGAATGACTGTCAAGGTATGGGGCTTTGTTTTTACTAAATGACTTTTAGCTAtttaagagtttaaaaaaatgtgttttctcccACCTTTAACACCTGCTTTCCCTGTCGTCTTTTCCAAAGGTTGAAAGCGCTCTCAAAAAAGGTTCTTAAGTGCATTTTAGTCTACTGTTCCTGAATTTCATTGCTAATGGCCAATGATGTTAGCGCTTTATCATGCATTGTTTTTGTTATAAATGCAACTGAAGAATCTAGGTTCTGTACAAGATCAAGCATGATCTAGTCCTTTCAAAGCAAATCTATGCTTCTTGTTACCCTTTGCAAGGTACCTATAAACATCTAGGTCCTCAAATCACAGATTTGTATCAGTAACTGTTGATCTTTCAAAAAGAGACACTTGCTCTAATGCAGTTTATAGCTGTATCAATCTTTTCAGTCAAGTCTGCCTtgcaagattatttaaaaaagaatcttGCTGTCAGTCCCCAAGGTTAGTTAAATACACATAACTTTCCCTTCTTTCAGCTTGCAAGTTCTCTGCTGCTATTCTGTTGCTTACATGTATATACTTGAAAACCATTTTGAAATCCTTCCACATATTTATATTCTTCTTGCAGTATGATTCATAAAATACTACTACACAAAGTAACTCTACTAAACATACAAAATAAGTTGGAATTTACTTCCCCGAgcctttttaagaaggaaaaaacaagatgTATCAAAACAATTGATACTGAAGTGTATGTAGAAATGCATATCTCTTTCATTTCCAACATGAAAACACCCCCCCTTAACTAAAAATGTTAGTTTACAGTAAAACTGAATATTTAACATCCAACTCTTATGCTTGGCTCCCAATTCTATGGTTTGGAGAACACTTAAGATGTTGAAAAACTCTGCCTATTAATGGTGATGATGTTGAGATTTTTGCTATACCTAAAACCAAGTCTTGCTAACACTGCAGTTTTGTCTTGAAGTAAATTCCCTTGCTTAACTTTGCCCTCCCCCTTTTAGCAATGCTTTTCATTTCCCCGACTGCCAGTGCTGGGATAAGTACAGTGAACTTCAGCACATAGCAgtatatagaaaaaaatacagtacaacCTGCTCATGATAATTACTGTAAATGAAGTGTCAATGCTTTGCACAGTGCAAACTGCAGTCCCCGTTGCAATGAGGGTTTGTACATAGTAAGTTTACTTCCTGGAGAAAACATACTTCAGTAGACAGTCTGCTGAATTCTGCTGATCTGTTAGCAATCCTTTGGTAGGCACTGTTTTCTGGCTGTTGTCGCATGTGGCAATGCAGAGGCCCAGTCCAACCTAGCTAGATGACCTTCAGCACTGGCTCTGCAGTATAGAGATATGGTTGATTGAGTAAAAGTATTGTTTAATGCACCCCTCTCTtctctggctgcagcagaggggcaGAAAAGCAGAGCCAATGTAggatgctatatatatatatatatatatatatatatatatatatatccaccTCTACGTTCTGAGGTTAATAAAGCCCTTTCCGGTGGTTTCTTCTTCATTCTTTGGATGTTTCCTTACAGTTCACAAGTAGGGGTCAATAAGCATGCAGCAGACAACTGCTGTCAATCAGATTCCAACCTCTCATTAGATTTAGAagatttatgctttttcttttttttcttcttcttttcttttttcttcttttctttctttttcttttttttcttgtgtttatctCTACATTCTGAGGAAGTGGAGCTGCTGCTATTTTCATCATCATGCTCGCTGCTGTCATCACTGGTTTTGTCATCTTCTGAGGTAGAGTCTTCCAGGAGCTGCTTCAGTTGCTGTATCCTGAGgacatttaaaaatgtgaatgagAATCTTCTCTAACTCTCCCACACATAATAACTTGTTCTAGCTTTCATCTGTTCCCTGCCTAGCTTGACTAATGGAAGCTGCATGCAAATGGTTGGATTATTTTGCTGGATTACAACTCTTGTTACAATTTTCACAAACAGATGCAAGCAACCTCTTTTCAGACAAGCATATACTCTGTTCTCAAAGACTTTCCACTCCATGGGATATCAAAGAAAGACTAAGTTATTGGCCAATATGTAATTTATGTATGCAAAACCATCAGAGGCAACAGCTATCATCAGACCACCATAAGAAGTTCTATGCTTATGCAAACATGGATGCATACTGGGATTATGATACAAAATTCATTGCCCTGCTGATAGAGACAATGTCAGTGAAGTGGAGGGTAGAGTCTACTTTAGATCCGTAAGTATCTTTGAGAGGCAACACTCTTACTTTGTGCTTTCATGGATTCCTAGCAAACAGGGATAGACTACTTGCTTATTTTATTATTGTCTTTAGTATCCTCTTCAtgaatttgtttcttaaaaaacaacaaaaacaaaaaagcacaacaCCTTATCTGCAGCAGCAGTACCACTGTATGTGCCACCTGTAGTTTAAAAGGTTGTCCAGTATTCTTAATGGTGCAGTACAACAGATAAGAAAGCATTAGAAAACTCTGCCATTCTGTTTATTGAATAATGACTTCATATAAAAAGCATCATCAGGTGCTTGCAACTAGCTTTCTAAATCCATACCTACATGTCTACCAAAAGTACCTTAATGTACAGAATTTTAGAAAACATCTCAGTGAAGTCAATGAAAATTGGGCTGTATTTATTAGGTGcctaaaacagaataaaactcaAGCACCTGAAAGTTACAGTGTAAATGAATGCGACTCctctttaaattttgttttgaaaaaaatacagaagctaaTAGAATTCAAGAGAAGTAGGAAATACTACTAAGAGATTCTTAAGACGGTAGAAATGCATCAGTCTCTGTTAACATAAAGAAACTCCCATTAAAAGATGTTCTGAAGTGGTGTGAGTAAGTTATGATGACATTTCACCTACAAACTTTAAATTAGTAACGTTATCAAAGTTAAAACCTTAAATTGAAAATGCACTTTACTACAGGGATACACTTACCTCATTTCTTTTACAAGGACTcacctcatttctttttcatgacGTTTATTTTCTCTTATTATATCATACATTGGATCTTCATGTGCCTTTGGAAGTGAAAAGCAGAAATCCAGTGTTGGTAAAGAAAAGGTTTTATCACTGACTGTTGtaattcttaagaaaaaaacagaacaccaCAACAACTAAAAGCAATCTAACACAGAGTCTTTTATCAAAAGATGAATTACACTCAGCAAGCTCTTAAGTAACAAGCCTACTCTCAGACTTTGGCAAACATTACGGTTAGTCTGGActcattttttttactttagaaaAAGCCTATCTAGTTATGTGATGAGGAGGGCTCTCCTTAGCTATgctacctctctctctctctacaatCACAGATTACTAACAAATCCCTATAGACATACTATAGGAATAGCTAAACAAAGAATAAATACTGGAGTTCAAAATAATAAGAGCTGTGCCTTTatagcacattttaaaaacctgGATACAAGCATGCGAGAATACAGTAGCAGGGAATATAAGGCAAATAGGTAAGGAGGTACAAGTTGTCCCAGCATGCTACCTACTACCATTCTTAACTTTTACAGTTTGCTTTGCAGCGAAAGATAGTTTTGAAAGAAGATAGCAAATAAACTTTGCAGATATTTAAGGTGAGTTCATCCCAagcaagaaagcagcaaaaagaatGTGTGATCATTTCTGTTGGAaatttagtcaaaaaaaaaaaaaaagaagaagaaggggggagagggagatacGATGTCAAATGCTGATCAGCAGTGGAAACTGAAATTTCAGTAGTAAATGAAAAACATTGGGAATGTACCATGAAGGGCCTTGGACATAAAGCAAGAGTTTGATGCAACAGAGaagcctgaggaaaaaaatgagggatAGAAGCAATCTGGTCAAGGGAAAGGTCTAAAAATTCTATTTGCAGTAGCTTGCTGACTGGCCAGAATAAGTCCAGACTGCATTTTCAAGGCTAGAAAGCAGGACATAGGAAACAAAACGATGAGAGTCTAAAAAATAGTTCAACAGTGCAGAACAATAGGAAAAGTTATATTTAAAGTGACAGGAACGCAGAAAGAATCTGCAAAACTAAGATGTAGCCTCATGTAGCAAGAGATCAGAATTGTAGACAATGACTGGACTACAGACCTAGACAACAGGCTTCATGATGTGGTTGTTCACAGTGAGAGTGGAAGGCTTGAAGCAACTGTAATGTGGGCAGCTCAAGCTTgactaaacttttttttgttatgttgATATTTTATCATAAAAACTTTTGCTGTTACAGTTGAGTGAATATAATGGTTCAAACAGCTTCTCAAAGATTTccaatttaaatgtaaatattaattattttcctCTTGAAGAGCAGATTTTTCTGCAAAGTAGTCAAACATCCAACCACATCTGTAGCTTTTTCTTTATTAGAAGATTTTCGGCATCTATATTATACTAGAGACAGAGGAAAACTCCTTAATAGAGCATCATCTAATAGGCTTCTCTTCACTTGCAAAATTACCCGTCAGTATTAAAAATACAAGCAATAATACTACAGTATTTGTACTCACTACTCTAAATTGTTCCAATTTCTGATTGCCTTTAATAAAGAATGGGCATTCTTTATCTCCTGTTCTGTGTCCATAACGTTTACACCtccaacctttaaaaaaaaaagcagcagtgaatTGCATCTCTGAGCCagttcagaacagaaaaaaaagaagtgtatttatattgaaaatattttcattttattggaacagatacagatacacaAGTGTTACGTTGATAAATGTAACTTTCATAAAATGTAAGGCTGTTATAGCCTTCAAGATACTGGTTGCTTTCATACCAATATGATGCCAGTCTACCTGGACCTCATCATCTTGTCTGCCAGACATCCTGCCCTCCCCCAGAGTAAAAGGATGGTCTGGTGACATCTGGAATATATTCAACCTTACACTGCATAACTTTGACTTCTTTTCCCAAAGGCATCCAAAGCCCTTTTGTTGGGGCATGTGCCAGGAATTCTCGTGCACTTTCATTGCCTGGTACATCAGGTATGCagtcttctggttttgtttcattttcctatGGAAAAAGATAGGAACAgtaaaaatcattttagaaaaaacTTCATAAAAATTAATACTCCAAGTGTACAGGCCCTCATTTAATATGGAACCTATTTTCTCTGTACTGTTTCGTTTTCCTGTAACACATAAAGGATCCAAAATATCTGACTCTTTAAGTAActacctcattttctttttctccttaccCCTTGGCCAGCTTGTAACTGAGGAGTTCTGAATTATCCTCTGGGAGCACCTACTTCTCTCTGTAATTTATATAGATAACCTAGACACTTAAGGTAGATGGCTAAAGACAGGTTGTGTGAAAACCCCTTGTAGTGGTAAAAGATTTACTAAAATATATTTACTAACCTTAATTAGCCCTGGGGGAGGTTTCTCGTagctgaaaagcaataaaaatatagTTACTCTGCTTTCTGTAACTTAGCACAGACAAATAAATTGACAAAATAGAGCATTTCAATGGTATAGCATTAAAATTCTCACCTCACATTTTCGCTTAAATTTTGCTCAATCAATAATCATTAAGAACTATAGCACAACACGGATACCTGGATGCAAATAGACTGAACCACAATGTTTCCAAACTGCCAAGTTTTTGTCATATCACAACATGCATCTTTTGTAAACATCCTTCAGATTCATATTCTTGTGTGGGGCCAACTACTTTAATCACACTGCTTTACAGCAATGTGTCATGCATCTGATTCAGCTTCGGTTACCATAAATTCACAGTTCTCTCATCTTTTTCTGTAGCTATAGCACACCCCCACCCAAGATCTCACTAATCCAAATTTCTTTACTTCAGCACTGCTGAATCACAGATATACTCAGCTGAAAACATCAAATCAGGCTGTTCCTTAAATCTAGCTTTGCCAGCCAAAGTTagtataaaataataaatctcTTCCTCGCTCTGTATTTGACACCTAAAGATAGAACCTTGCTGACAAATGTACCatcttttctgcagcatttttctggAGCTGACAGTAAAGATACAATTTGCTAAAATCTAAATAGTAAGCAGGTGCTATGTAGTTTATAGCATTTCACAACAAACTTGACTTCCTCTAGGAAAAGATAAAGTTACATTCTAGTGAACTTCCTGATCTTTCTATTCCATTCAACCCCTTTCAATAAAATGGCATATACCCTTTACTGTACAGCACTGTGGACTACTAATGGAGTCATTTGGCATATCTCAAACctttttatctctctttttttttttaaccatactAGTGGAAACCTGCTGAACAACATCTGCTTCTCTGCTGCAACTCCCAGACATCTAAGAATCACTTGCAAGAAAAGACTCCCTTTTCCCAACAAATCATAAAGTGAGGAAGTTTTGCAGATGACACTTTGAAACAGAGACAAGAATAACAGTGTAACACCTTAAAACTTTCATGTTGACAGGTAGAGACAAGGGAGATACTGGCCACCTCCCAGGCGATGCCAAGAGCGACACAGCAGGTAAGCAAATGAAACACACCTACTCACAGATAAAAACGGTCCGCGTTTTGGAGAGCTACGACAAACGCCCCCCCTGAAGAGCTATGCATGGGCCCATTTCGAGGCCTCGTGGCCTGAGCGAACCTGGGGAGCAGCCGATGACGGTCACGTCCCCCCCAAGCGGTCCAGAACAGGCCAAACATGTAATAAATATGTGGTGTGGTGTGGTGAAGGCCCTGTGCATGACTCAGGGAACTTAAAATACTGCGGGTATTACTGCTcaaaaaggcaatatttttaaTGACTCAGCTTCTGCATTTGGCACTCCTGAGGCAAGGAGCTTTTCAGGGTGAAACCAAGGAAATGCTGGATTTGCGCAGAACGCAGGTAAATCACGGTGGAATGGGAAAAACCGTGTCAGTATAAAGCGGCAGCCCCGAGACGAGGGAGGCAGGGGAGCCGGCATGCACCCGGGTGTGAGGCCTGCATCGGCCGCGCAGACCCCacgcgccagccccgcggccccccgcgacGGCGGAGCGCACGCACAGACGTCCctacaggggaaaaataaaataaaacaaaacaaaacaaaacaaaacatccccGCGGTGAAAACCGCCTCCCCCCGCGGTGACTGGAGCTGGCTGGGCGCCCCCCCGGTGGCTCCGGCGCGGCGCAGGGGCCGGCCGACCCCCGAGGatcggggaggggggcggcgggccccggGCAGCCTCCCTTCCCCGCCTTACAACGACTCCAGGTGCTGGAGCTTCTGGAGCTGCTGCGCCTCCcgcttcttccttttcctctcatGCCGGTCCTGCGTCCTGCCGCCGCTCGCCGGCGGCTCGTGATGGCTCTTGTGCCGCTTCTGGCTGCTCCTCGCCgcttctccttcttcctcctcctcctcctcctcctcccccccctcctcctcttcctcctcctcttcttcttcctccccccttcccgccTTGTGGGACATGGGCAcagcgcgccgggccgcggcggcagcaggcgaagccgcggcggcgccgcctcgcTCCCCGCCTCCCGCTCCCCAGCTGAGGATTTCGGTTTCACTTCCCATCGCCGCCCAAGGGGGGACTTCCTCCGGGCGGCCGGGCACCGCGGGGACGGGCagcgccccctccgccgccgcccgccgcgccgcgccgccttccccctgcccttcccGCCGCCGCGGCTTCCCCAGCTGGCTGCCCGCGGCTCatcccccgctccccccccccccccacactggTGGTTTGAAAATAACGGCGAAACAcggcgtaggggccccccagcgCCCTGGTGGTTTACAAAGCGGGGCTGCGAGGGAGGGGTGAGGCACCCGCGGCAACAtggcggccggggtgggggggggatggAATGGCGGTGGGTGAGTTAAAGGCCTCAGGCTGggcctggcagggagggaggcagtcATGTCCCCCCGGTGTGCTGAGGGGGAGCAGCCTGTGGGGCAAGC
This Dromaius novaehollandiae isolate bDroNov1 chromosome 2, bDroNov1.hap1, whole genome shotgun sequence DNA region includes the following protein-coding sequences:
- the RP9 gene encoding retinitis pigmentosa 9 protein; the protein is MGSETEILSWGAGGGERGGAAAASPAAAAARRAVPMSHKAGRGEEEEEEEEEEEGGEEEEEEEEEGEAARSSQKRHKSHHEPPASGGRTQDRHERKRKKREAQQLQKLQHLESFYEKPPPGLIKENETKPEDCIPDVPGNESAREFLAHAPTKGLWMPLGKEVKVMQCWRCKRYGHRTGDKECPFFIKGNQKLEQFRVAHEDPMYDIIRENKRHEKEMRIQQLKQLLEDSTSEDDKTSDDSSEHDDENSSSSTSSECRDKHKKKKKKKEKKKKEKKKKKKKKHKSSKSNERLESD